In Diorhabda sublineata isolate icDioSubl1.1 chromosome 4, icDioSubl1.1, whole genome shotgun sequence, a single window of DNA contains:
- the LOC130442436 gene encoding WW domain-containing oxidoreductase has translation MNMPESDSEDELPPGWEERVTVDGSVFYANHLTKNTQWTHPRTGKKKKVSGELPFGWQRCVDKNTGKVIYVDHENRRTTYTDPRLAFAVEEKEHVNDYRQRFDASSTALQVLHGRDLNGKVALITGANSGIGFETAKSLAKHGCSVIMACRNLAAAEEAINQIREDKLTAGDNCIAIHLDLTSLSSVVQFANTIKSKYDKIDMLILNAGVFGLPYSKTLDGFETTFQVNHLSHFYLTILLRPLLVTGSRVIVVSSESHRFANLTRENMTPLFLSPDCATKYWDMMAYNNSKLCNVLFARQLSKNLQSVGISVFSLHPGNMVSSKLARNWWLYRVLFAIVRPFTKSLQQAAATSVYCATAVELVGVTGVYVNNSYQCQESAAAQDDQLAKLLWDISIEMIQSVLGKNAPGLENDSKKLLEE, from the exons ATGAATATGCCAGAATCGGATAGTGAAGATGAATTACCTCCTGGGTGGGAAGAAAGAGTTACTGTTGACGGTAGTGTTTTTTACGCTAatcatttaacaaaaaatacgCAATGGACCCATCCAAGGACcggaaagaaaaaaaag gTATCAGGAGAGCTTCCATTCGGATGGCAAAGATGTGTAGATAAAAATACTGGGAAGGTAATTTATGTTGATCATGAAAATCGTAGGACTACTTACACAGATCCAAGATTGGCGTTTGCTGTTGAAGAAAAAGAACATGTTAATGATTACAGGCAGAGATTTGACGCTTCCAGTACTGCTCTTCAG GTATTGCATGGTAGGGACTTGAATGGCAAGGTGGCTCTTATAACAGGTGCTAATAGTGGTATTGGTTTTGAAACTGCAAAATCTCTCGCCAAACATGGTTGCAGTGTTATAATGGCTTGTAGAAATCTTGCAGCTGCAGAAGAAGCTATCAATCAAATTCGTGAAGATAAACTTACAGCCGGTGATAACTGCATAGCAATACATTTAGATTTAACTTCACTTTCATCAGTT GTACAATTTGCTAATACTATTAAAAGCAAGTATGACAAAATTGACATGTTGATATTGAATGCTGGTGTATTTGGACTACCTTATAGTAAAACTCTAGATGGGTTTGAGACTACATTCCAAGTAAATCATctgtctcatttttatttaactattttactGAGACCTTTACTAGTTACTGGATCAAGAGTGATTGTAGTATCTTCAGAGTCTCACAG GTTTGCTAATCTAACTCGGGAAAATATGACGCCGCTATTCCTATCTCCTGATTGCGCTACTAAATATTGGGATATGATGGCATATAACAATTCCAAATTGTGTAACGTTCTTTTTGCTagacaattatcaaaaaatcttcAATCGGTCGGCATATCTGTGTTCAGTTTACATCCTGGAAACATGGTATCTTCGAAATTGGCAAGGAATTGGTGGTTATACAGAGTGTTGTTTGCTATTGTTAGACCTTTTACCAAAAGTTTACAACAAGCAGCAGCTACTAGTGTATATTGTGCTACAGCTGTTGAATTGGTAGGTGTAACAG GTGTTTACGTTAACAATTCTTATCAGTGTCAAGAAAGCGCAGCTGCTCAAGACGACCAATTAGCTAAATTACTATGGGATATTAGTATCGAGATGATACAGAGCGTTCTGGGAAAGAACGCTCCTGGTTTAGAAAATGACTCCAAAAAGTTATTAGAGGAGTGA